From the Streptomyces sp. Sge12 genome, the window GAGGCCAAGGGCAGACCGCCGGGCCAGGCCGTGGCGCTGTGGGCACACCACGCCGAGACCCTGCGCACCGTCCTCGCCGTCACCCGACTCGACGCCGCAGCCACCGCCCTGGCCGCCCGGCTGCTGACCGAGGAACACCTCACCGTGCTGCTGCCGCTGCGCGCCGACCCCCGCCTGCCCGGCTGGCTCGCACCCGCCGCCCAGGAGGGCCGCGTACTGCTCTTCGGTGCCCGCTGGCAGCCCCTGCGTCCGCTGCTCGACGAGCACCCGGTGCTGTACGTCAGCAGCGCCAACCGCACCGGCCTGCCGCCCGCCGCCACCACGGCCGAAGCGCTGGCCTTGTTCCCCGCCGCCGTCCCCGTACTGCGGCCACCCCACCGCGCGGACGGACCGGAGGGCGGCCCGGCGCGCCGGGCGACGACCACCGTGGCCGTGCACCCCGACGGCCGTCTGACGCTCCACCGCCACGGCGCCCAGGACCGGTCCCACCCGCACCCGGACGACTACCTCGACCACCTCCGGGCGCGCTACGGCTCCTCGGCGTCGCGCATCCGGGGCCGGTGAGGTGAACCTGTACGTCGGACGGCGGCGGGACGGGTGGCAGCAGTGGCAGACCGCCGGGGCGCACCCGAGGCTCGGTTCCGGGGACGAACACGAGGAAGGGGCAGCAGGCAATGCCGCAGGCCAATGAGGAGGGCGTCGCCGAGCGCCCGATCGGTACGGTTGATCAGCGACGGAGTCGAGCCGGGCACCTGGGGACCGCGCTCAGGCGGACCAATCTGCTCCCGGCGTTCTTGGTGCTCACGGCCATGACGGTCGCCCTGTGGCTGATGGGCATGCCGTTCCTCCAGGCCCTGACGATCTCCACCGGAGTGAAGATCGCGGTGGCCCTGCTCGAACTCCGGCGGCTGCCCGCCCCCGTCGACGAGCCGCCGGCCTGAGCAATTGCCGCGCCGCCCCTCCCCGCGCCCTGGCAGGATGCCCCGGACGGGGTACGGCCACTGGGGAACGGGGCGGGGGAGACCGGGGGACATGGGGGACGCGCTGGACGTGCTGCACGCGTTGGACTGGCGGGCGCTGGGGGCAGCGGGGTCGGACCGTCCGGCCACCGACGTGCCGAAGGTACTGCGCCGGATCGCCCGTGCGGACGCCACCACCCGTCCGGAGGCGGTGGCGCGGGCGTACGAGGAGCTGTACGACCTGCTCGCTCGGGACGGGGGCATCGAAGCGATCGCGGTCGCGCTGCCGTTCCTGGTGGACCTCGCCCTCGACCCGCGGACGGTCGCACGGCCGGACCTGATCGACGTGCTGGTGTGCCTGTCCCGCGTCGATGCGGGCGGCGACGCCGGGGAGGCCGGCTCCGCGCGGAAGGAAGCCTGGCGGCGGCAGTGGCCCCGTATCCGGAGGCTGTTCGACGACGGGGACCCCGTGGTGCGGCGGACCGCGCTCCCGCTGATCGCCGACCGGACCGGCCCCCTGCTGGAGCGGTGGCACCGGGAGACGGACCTCTCGGTCCGGGTGGCCCTGCTGCTGGCCCTGGGCCCGGCCGCGGCCTCCGAGGCACCCGGACCGTCCACGGCCGCCGAGGTACGGGCCGTGCTCGGCGCCGCCCTGCACGGCGAGAACCCGCTGCTGCGGGTGGCGGCCGTGCTCTCCGCAGCACCTCTGGACCCGAGGGCGGCGCTGCGGGCCCGCCCCATGCTGTTGGAGGTCCTCACCGATCCGGTGCTCGCCCCGCTGTTCGAGGAGGTCTGGTACTCCGTCTCCGGCGAAGTCCCCTGGGGGCGCGAGGGCGTGCTGACCAGGGTCGTGGAACTGCTCGAAGTCGAACCGGAGGCGGCGACCGCGTTCGTGACCGCCCTGGCCGAGACCGGGAGCCGGATCGGCGATGCGGAGCTGCGCCGCTGCGCGATGGACGAGGCATGGCGCCTCCTGGTGACCCGGCCCTCCGCGGCCGCGGCCGTACTGCCCCTGGCAGCAGGGCTGCTGGCCGACCCGGACGACGACGTGCGGTACAAGGCCGCGCATCTGCTGGCGGTGCTCGGCCCCAGGTCCGCCCCGTACGCCGACCGGCTTGCCGCCCTCCTCGACGACCGCGGCGCCTCGCAGTTCTTCGACGGCACCGTCGGCGAGCACGCGCGGTGGGCCCTGACCCGGATCGGCGACCCGCGCGCCCTGCCCGGTCTCGTGGAGCAACTCGTCGCGCCCCACCGGGACATGCAGGGCCGGGGCTACAGCCCGAGCGACCCCCGCCGGCCGGACGTCGCCGATGTCCTGCGGCCCCTGCGCGCCCACGCCGAAGTGCTGCTGCCCGCCGTACGGGAAGCCCTACGGGACGAGGTCTCCCGCGCGGGATGGCTGGTCGGGGACCTCCGGGCGGTCCTCGACGCGTGGGGCGAGAGCTCCTTGCTGCCCGGTGAGGTCGCGCCGGAACCGCCTGCGCCGTACCCGCCGGCGCCGGAACCGCCTGCGCCGGAACCGGCGCAGGCGGAGGAGACGGTGCTGACGTACGCCGCCGACGGGCAGTGGCACGTGAGGCTGCCCACCGCCCTCGACGCGCTCGCCCGCCACGGACACCCCACCCCGGCCGTCCGGGAGGCGCTCACCGCGCTCGTGACCGCGGACCGCCGACTCTCGGAGTACGGCGACCACCGTGCCTTCCACCAGGACGAGGAGATCCGCGCACGGATCGACCGGCTGCTCGCGCCTCCCCGGACGTCCTAGGAGGACCTGCGGCGCAGCGCCCGGCGGGCCACGTACAGGACGACGAGCAGCGCGACGACGACGAGCACGACGATCAAGAGCGTCTTGAACAGGCCGCCCTTCTTCTTGCTCTTCTTCTTGCCCTTCTTGTTCCCGGTGGTGGCCCGGACCTGGGACGACGTCGGCGCCTGGAGACCGGTTGCCACGCCGGCGCCGGCGAGCAGTCCGCTCTGCGGCAGCGCCGCGGCAACAGGAGCCTGCCGGACGGCCGGAGCGGCCGCCGATGCGGTTGCCGCGGGCCCCAGAAGCAGCCCGGCGAGCACGAAGAGCGGGATGACGGCCGCCGCGACCGTCGGGCGCTTCTTCGGAATGCTGTTCGTTGTCACTGTTTCCCCTGTTCTCCCCTGCCCCGGTCGGGTCCGGTGGGACCCGGCAGGCCGAGGCTTGAAAGCATCGTCGACGAGTTCGAGCGCCCCGGCAAGGACATGGACTGCGAGGATGGGGCCATGGAGCAGATGCTGAGTCGGCAGGAAGCGTCGGAGGCGGTCCAGGACCACGGGTGGCGCTTCTTGCTGGGCGCTTTGCGCACGTCGGTGCCGGTCGGGTCGTTGGCCCAGGCGATCGGCCTGGCGGCGGACGCCGTCGCGGTGTGCGGCGACCACGCCGACCGGCACCTTCGGGTCGATGTCCGCCCCGACCGGGTCGTCTTCACTCTGCAGTCGTCGGACCGCGCAGCGGTCACCGCCCGGGATGTCGAACTCGCGCGTCGGATCTCCGCCGCCGCGGAGGAATCCGGGTGTGTGACGGAGCCCGACATCGGTACGGGGGCACCGCGGTCCGTCCAGCTTCTGGAGATCGCCATCGATGCACTGGACATCGCCGGGATCCGGCCGTTCTGGAAGGCAGTGCTGGGTTACACGGATGAGGCCGGTGCCGAGGGGCCGGAGGATCCGCTCGTCGACCCGGTCGGGCAGGGCCCGGCCGTCTGGTTCCAGCAGATGGACCGGGCGCGCCCGCAGCGCAATCGCATCCACTTCGACCTCTGTGTTCCGCACGACGAGGCACCCCGGCGGATCGAGACCGCACTGGCGGCCGGGGGCCGACTGCTGTCCGCGACCCGGGCCCCCGCATTCTGGGTGCTCGCCGACCTGGAGGAGAACGAAGTCTGCGTCACCACATGGCAGGGCCGGGACGGATGAAAAACGTCCTCCGAACCTGCCGGTCACAGCCCCTCGTCGAGGGCCGTGACCGGCGCGGGCCCCTACCTCTTCGCCGCGGCCTCGGCATTGCGCCACACCGTCAGGTCCAGGGTGATGAACGCGGTCTCGTTCTTCCCGCCCGACCTGCCGCGGAAGGTCGCCAGCGTGATGTGCCCGGCCTTGCTCAGCACGCAGACCTGCGACCCGTCCGTGAGCTGGTCGAGGCCGACCTTCTCGGTGAAGCGGGTCACGGCACGGCAGGTCTCCAGGGAGCCCTTCTCGGAGTTGTTCAGCAGAACGAGCTTGCCGTTCGCGGTACCGAACTTCTCGTCCCCGAACAGGGTGTCCCGGTAGAAGAAGAGGTCGCCGTGCCCGTAGAGCACCCCTGCGCCGGTCGGCTCCTCGGCCGGGCGCGGCGGGTTGTCGGCGAACATCAGCTGGTGGTTCTGGGGCACGTCGATGCCCTCGTACGCGACCGGCTGCGGGTCGGGCGCCTTCTGCGAGGCGCTGCCGCCGCCCGACGCCTTGTCGCCCCCGCCCTTGGTGCCGTCCGGCAGCAGGGACCCGATGACCGCCAGCCCGATGACCGCCGCCGCGACCGCCCCTACGACGATCAGCCCCGTCCGCTTGGGGCGCGGCCGGGCGGGCGGACCGGGAACGAAGCCCTGGGTGTGGAACGGCGGCGGCGTGCCGTGGACCGGGGCGTACGAGGGCTGCGTGTACCGGGGCTGGCTGTACGGGGGCTGCTGCTGCGGGTGTTGCTGCGGGTACGGGGGCTGCGCGTACGGGGGAGGCGTCGGGTATCCCGGCGGCACGGCCCCCGGCGTCCCCGGGGCCCCCTGCGCCCGGGCCGCCTGCGTCGGCGCGGCGGCCACGTCGGTCGGCACGTACCCGGGCGCGGCGGCGGGTACCGCAGGCGCACCCGGGGCCGGGGACTGCGGCGCGACCTCGGTCGGAGTCGGAGTCGGAGTCGGTGCGGCCGTCGGCTGCGGCGGCGGGGTGGGCGCCGGCGCGGGCAGCTGCAGCCGCTCGGTGATGGAACCGGCGACGGCCTGCGGCAGCCAGTCCTCGCCCTGGCGCAGCGGGGTCTCCGAGGCCGCGTTGCACAGCTCGATGACCTCGGTCAGGGTCGGGCGGTCGGCCGGGTCGCGGCTGAGGCAGCGGGTCACCACCGGCCGCAGCTCCTCGGGCAGGGCGCTGAGGTCGGGGTCCTCGTGCACGATCCGGTAGAGCACCGCGTGCGAGGGCCCGTCGCCGAAGACGGAGGCCCCGATCGCGGTGAAGGCCGCGATCTGCCCGAGGGCGAAGACGTCGGTGGCCGGGGTGACCGTGCCGGCCGAGGCTTGCTCGGGCGCCATGAACGCCGGGGTGCCGACGCTGACGCCCGTACTGGTCAGCGCGGTGGAGTCGGCGGCCCGGGCGATGCCGAAGTCGATGACGCGCGGGCCGTCGGAGGCGAGCAGGACGTTGGCGGGCTTCAGGTCCCGGTGGACGATGCCCGCGCCGTGGATGACGTGCAGGGCCTCGGCGACCCCGACCGTCAGCAGCAGCACGCTGCGCACCGGGAGCGCGCCGTGCCGGGCCACGGCGTGGGCGAGCGAGGGGCCGGGTACGTAGGCCGTGGCCAGCCAGGGCTGGGGGCCCTCGGTGTCCGAGTCGATGACCGGCGCGGTGTAGAGCCCCTGGACCCGCTCCGCGGCCCGCACCTCCTGCTGGAAGCGCCGCCGGAACTCGGGGTCCTCGCTGAACTCGGGCCGGATCACCTTGATGGCGATGGGCCGGCCGCCGGGCGTGTAGGACAGGTAGACCTTGCCCATGCCGCCGGCGCCCAGCACGGCCGCCAGGCGGTAACCGCCCACGACGGCGGGGTCGTCCGCCTTGAGCGGCTGGAAGAAGTCGGCGGAAGGTGCGCTGGCCATGGGATCCATCTCTGATTGCGGCGGTCAGCACCTGCCGGCGCCCCGAAGTCAACCGAGAGCGTACCCAATGCCGGGACCACCCCCCGCCCCGGACCGACGGGCCGGCTCAGGCAGTTGGCGGACGGGCTCCCGGGGCGGGGCGCGGGCGCTACCAGCCGAAGCGGCGGTTCACCACGGCCGCGAACTCCTCGAAGGTCAGCACGCGGTCGCCGTTCTGGTCGGCCGCGTCGAAGAGCGCCGAGGACTCGTGGGTGTCCCCGACGCCCCAGAAGGGGATGGCTCCCTGTGCCGCGAGGGTCGGCCCCTTGGAGCGCAGGGCACCGATGACCTCGGCACGGGTCAGAGTGCCGTCCTGATCGAGGTCGAGGGCGTCGAACAGCCGCCGGGCCTTCTCACTCATCGCGTGTTCCTCTCAGCGGTGTACACACCGCCTCCCGGTCGGCGTGTCCTGCACGGAAGGACGCCGTGGGACCCCGCTAGGTTGCTCCGGGCGGGTCACCAGGTGATGTACAGGGCCTGCGGTGAGCGGTGGATCAGCGTGGGCCGCATCCGCGGCGGCGGCCGGTCCGGGTCCAGGCGCAGCTTCGGCATCCGGCGGATGAACAGGTCGAGGGTCAGGCGCAGTTGTTCACGGGCCAGTTGGGAGCCGGGGCAGCCGTGCGGCCCGTGCCCGAAGGCGACGTGCTGCCGGTTCCCGGACCGGGTGATGTCGAACTCCGCCGCCCGCTCGTACCGCTCCTCGTCGCGGTTGGCCGAGCCGTACGCCACCAGCACGGCGGCGCCTGCGGGCAGTTTCGTCCCGGCGAGCGTCACCGGCCGGGTGGTGGTCCGCCGGAAGGCCTGGATGGCGGTGTCGTGCCGGACGGCCTCCTCCACCGCCGCCGGGACCAGCGACGGATCGGCGCGGAGCAGCCGCCACTGCCGCCCCTCGTCCTCGCCGCCGAGCAGGTGCAGCAGCATGGTGCCGATGAGGGCGCTCGTGGTGAGGAACCCGGCGATCAGCAGGTTCTGCAGACTCGTCACCAGTTCGTGGCGCTGTTCGAGGGTGAGTTCGCCGTCACCGGGAGCCAGGGCGGCCACCATGGTCGAGCACATGTCGTCCCGGGGCCGGGCGCGCCGGTCGCGGACGTACCCGTCCAGCAGGTGCTGGAGCGCCACCACGTCCTCGGCGGCGGCCACCTGCCCCTGCGGCGACAGCGGGCGGAACAGCAGTTCCTCGGCCCGGTAGCCGCCGTGCACGGCCGCGGGCACGTCCGCCGGGTCCAGCCCGATCAGCCGTCCGACCACCATCCCGGGCAACCGCCGGGCGTAGGCCTCCACCAGGTCCGCGGACCCGTCGGCCGCGAAGCCGTCCACCAACTCCTGGGCGCACGCGCGGGCGTAGGGCAGCAGCGCCGCCACCCGGGTGGCGGACAGCCCCCGGTTCAGCGGGGCCCGGTGCCGGCGGTGGGCCGCGCCGTCGCTGGACACGACGGTGGGCCGGGGCCCGAACCCCCTGGGCAGGACGCCGAGCGCCGCTTCCGAGAGCGGCATGTCCGGCAGCAGTGAGTTCGCCGAGGAGAAGTCCTCCGCCCGCAGCAGCACCTCCCGTACGTCCCGGTCGCGCGCCACCAGCCACGCGTCGAACTCGGGCACGTACGTCAGCCCCTCGGCCCGGCGGGCCCGGTCGTAGAGGGGATACGGGTCGCGGTACAGCTCGTCGCGCCGCGCCTGGTCGTCGTGCCACGTCACTGGGGCCTCCGGATCACGGTCGGGACCGGGCGGGGGATCGCGGTGCGGCGCCCTCCGGCGCGCCGGGTCATCCTGCCCGAAACCCTTCCGGCCCGGTAGGGCGCCTGCCGTGCGCCGCCCTCCCCGCCCGGCGCGCCCGAGACCCCGGCGGCGCGGTGTACGGCAGATGGCGGAGGGCGCTTGTGGAGCCGCCCGGCGATCAGCACGCTTGATCCATGACCACACCCGTCCCCGGTCCGGTGCGGCCTCCTGCGACAGTCCGGCCGGACGACGCGCGCCGGGCGCTGGTCGCGGGATCCGTCGGCAACTTCATCGAGTGGTACGAGTTCGGGATCTACGGCTACTTCGCCACCGTCATCGCGGCGCAGTTCTTCACCCCGGAGGGCGGCAGCGAGGTGGAGGGGCTCGTCAAGGCGTACGCGTCGTTCGCCCTGGCGTTCTTCTTCCGGCCGGTCGGCGCCGCGGTGTTCGGCCGGTTCGGTGACCGGGTGGGCCGCCGGCCCGCGCTCGTCCTGGTCGTCGGCCTGATGACCGGTGCCACGGCCATGATCGGCGTGCTGCCGACGTACGCCTCGATCGGCGCGGCCGCGCCGTGGCTCCTGACACTGCTGCGGATCCTGCAAGGGCTGTCGGCGGGCGGGGAGTTCGGCGGGGCGGTCTCGGTCATGACGGAATCCGCGCCACCGGGCCGCCGGGGCCTGTACGGGGCCTGGCAGTCGTTCACGGTCGCACTCGGCCTGCTCGCGGGCGCCGCCGTGGCGGTGGTCCTGGCGAGCGTACTGACCACGTCCCAGCTGCACGGGTGGGGCTGGCGCGTGCCGTTCCTGCTGACCCTGCCGCTCGGGCTGATCGCGCTGCGGCTGCGGTTGCGGCTGCCCCCGGAGGAGCCGCCCGCCCCCGCGCCGCCGCCCACCCGCGGGCCCGAGGGCCGGCCCCGGCCGCGGCCGCGTCGCGGGGAGACGGTCCGGGCCGTGCTGCTGGGCGTGGGGCGGATGATGGGCTGGTCGGCGGCCGGATACACCTTTCTGGTGGTCCTGCCCTCCTACTTGCAGAGCACGCTCGGCACCACCTTCCAACGAGCGCTGCTCGGCACGGTCCTGGCGAACCTGGGGTTCGCCGCATCCATCCTGCCCGCCGGAAGGCTGAGCGACCGGATCGGCCGGCGGACGGTGATGGTGGCCGGCGCCCTGCTGGTGGCCGTGCTCGCGCTCCCGCTCCTGCACCTGGTGCAGGACCCCGACGGGCCGGCGTACGCGAAGGGGGCGGCGCTGTTCGCCGCCGGGGCCGGCGTCGGCCTGATGGCGGGTCCGGGGCCGGCGATGCTGGCCGAGATGTTCCCGGCCAGGGTGCGTTGCACCGGGCTCGGCCTGGCGTACGCCCTGTCCAACGCCGTGTTCTCGGGCTGCGCGGGTCTGATCATCACCGAGGTGGTCGCGCGGACCGCGAACGCCGACGTCCCCGGGTACTACGCCGCCGCGACCTGCGCGGTCAGCGTCACCGCGCTGCTGACGCTGCGCGGCGACGACCACGAGCGGGCGCTGCGGTGAGCGCCCTGCGCGTGGTGGGGCTGATGTCCGGCACCTCGTACGACGCGATCGACGCGGCGGCCGCCGACCTCAGCCTCGACGGCGACACGCTCGTGCTCACGCCCCTGGGGATGATCAGCACGGCCTACGACGACGAACTGCGGGCCGACCTGGCCGTGGCCCTACCGCCCGCCGGGGTGGACCTGGCCACGGTGTGCCGGCTCGACACCCGCATCGGGCGGGCCTTCGCCGCGGCGGCGGTGCGAGCGGACGAGGAGCTGTGCGGCGGACGGGCCGACCTGGTGGCGTCGCACGGACAGACCGTCTTCCACTGGGCCGAGGACGGCCGGGTGCACGGCACGCTCCAGATCGGCGAGCCGGCCTGGATCGCCGAGGCGACCGGCCGGCCCGTCGTCTCCGGTTTCCGCACCCGCGACGTGGCAGCGGGAGGACAGGGCGCGCCGCTGGTCAGCATCGTCGACGTGATGTGGCTGCGGGGACGCCCCGGAGTGCCGGTCGCCCTCAACCTGGGCGGCATCGGGAACGTGACGGTCGTACCGGGCGGGGCGAAGGGGACCGGAGGCGAACCGCTGGCCTTCGACACCGGCCCCGCCAAC encodes:
- a CDS encoding Sua5/YciO/YrdC/YwlC family protein produces the protein MNTEAAGHRGAVDLDEARRALRAGAAVVLPNPAPLTHVVTATTPHAVNEAKGRPPGQAVALWAHHAETLRTVLAVTRLDAAATALAARLLTEEHLTVLLPLRADPRLPGWLAPAAQEGRVLLFGARWQPLRPLLDEHPVLYVSSANRTGLPPAATTAEALALFPAAVPVLRPPHRADGPEGGPARRATTTVAVHPDGRLTLHRHGAQDRSHPHPDDYLDHLRARYGSSASRIRGR
- a CDS encoding HEAT repeat domain-containing protein; translation: MGDALDVLHALDWRALGAAGSDRPATDVPKVLRRIARADATTRPEAVARAYEELYDLLARDGGIEAIAVALPFLVDLALDPRTVARPDLIDVLVCLSRVDAGGDAGEAGSARKEAWRRQWPRIRRLFDDGDPVVRRTALPLIADRTGPLLERWHRETDLSVRVALLLALGPAAASEAPGPSTAAEVRAVLGAALHGENPLLRVAAVLSAAPLDPRAALRARPMLLEVLTDPVLAPLFEEVWYSVSGEVPWGREGVLTRVVELLEVEPEAATAFVTALAETGSRIGDAELRRCAMDEAWRLLVTRPSAAAAVLPLAAGLLADPDDDVRYKAAHLLAVLGPRSAPYADRLAALLDDRGASQFFDGTVGEHARWALTRIGDPRALPGLVEQLVAPHRDMQGRGYSPSDPRRPDVADVLRPLRAHAEVLLPAVREALRDEVSRAGWLVGDLRAVLDAWGESSLLPGEVAPEPPAPYPPAPEPPAPEPAQAEETVLTYAADGQWHVRLPTALDALARHGHPTPAVREALTALVTADRRLSEYGDHRAFHQDEEIRARIDRLLAPPRTS
- a CDS encoding VOC family protein, giving the protein MEQMLSRQEASEAVQDHGWRFLLGALRTSVPVGSLAQAIGLAADAVAVCGDHADRHLRVDVRPDRVVFTLQSSDRAAVTARDVELARRISAAAEESGCVTEPDIGTGAPRSVQLLEIAIDALDIAGIRPFWKAVLGYTDEAGAEGPEDPLVDPVGQGPAVWFQQMDRARPQRNRIHFDLCVPHDEAPRRIETALAAGGRLLSATRAPAFWVLADLEENEVCVTTWQGRDG
- a CDS encoding serine/threonine-protein kinase, whose protein sequence is MASAPSADFFQPLKADDPAVVGGYRLAAVLGAGGMGKVYLSYTPGGRPIAIKVIRPEFSEDPEFRRRFQQEVRAAERVQGLYTAPVIDSDTEGPQPWLATAYVPGPSLAHAVARHGALPVRSVLLLTVGVAEALHVIHGAGIVHRDLKPANVLLASDGPRVIDFGIARAADSTALTSTGVSVGTPAFMAPEQASAGTVTPATDVFALGQIAAFTAIGASVFGDGPSHAVLYRIVHEDPDLSALPEELRPVVTRCLSRDPADRPTLTEVIELCNAASETPLRQGEDWLPQAVAGSITERLQLPAPAPTPPPQPTAAPTPTPTPTEVAPQSPAPGAPAVPAAAPGYVPTDVAAAPTQAARAQGAPGTPGAVPPGYPTPPPYAQPPYPQQHPQQQPPYSQPRYTQPSYAPVHGTPPPFHTQGFVPGPPARPRPKRTGLIVVGAVAAAVIGLAVIGSLLPDGTKGGGDKASGGGSASQKAPDPQPVAYEGIDVPQNHQLMFADNPPRPAEEPTGAGVLYGHGDLFFYRDTLFGDEKFGTANGKLVLLNNSEKGSLETCRAVTRFTEKVGLDQLTDGSQVCVLSKAGHITLATFRGRSGGKNETAFITLDLTVWRNAEAAAKR
- a CDS encoding EF-hand domain-containing protein, producing the protein MSEKARRLFDALDLDQDGTLTRAEVIGALRSKGPTLAAQGAIPFWGVGDTHESSALFDAADQNGDRVLTFEEFAAVVNRRFGW
- a CDS encoding cytochrome P450; this translates as MTWHDDQARRDELYRDPYPLYDRARRAEGLTYVPEFDAWLVARDRDVREVLLRAEDFSSANSLLPDMPLSEAALGVLPRGFGPRPTVVSSDGAAHRRHRAPLNRGLSATRVAALLPYARACAQELVDGFAADGSADLVEAYARRLPGMVVGRLIGLDPADVPAAVHGGYRAEELLFRPLSPQGQVAAAEDVVALQHLLDGYVRDRRARPRDDMCSTMVAALAPGDGELTLEQRHELVTSLQNLLIAGFLTTSALIGTMLLHLLGGEDEGRQWRLLRADPSLVPAAVEEAVRHDTAIQAFRRTTTRPVTLAGTKLPAGAAVLVAYGSANRDEERYERAAEFDITRSGNRQHVAFGHGPHGCPGSQLAREQLRLTLDLFIRRMPKLRLDPDRPPPRMRPTLIHRSPQALYITW
- a CDS encoding MFS transporter — translated: MTTPVPGPVRPPATVRPDDARRALVAGSVGNFIEWYEFGIYGYFATVIAAQFFTPEGGSEVEGLVKAYASFALAFFFRPVGAAVFGRFGDRVGRRPALVLVVGLMTGATAMIGVLPTYASIGAAAPWLLTLLRILQGLSAGGEFGGAVSVMTESAPPGRRGLYGAWQSFTVALGLLAGAAVAVVLASVLTTSQLHGWGWRVPFLLTLPLGLIALRLRLRLPPEEPPAPAPPPTRGPEGRPRPRPRRGETVRAVLLGVGRMMGWSAAGYTFLVVLPSYLQSTLGTTFQRALLGTVLANLGFAASILPAGRLSDRIGRRTVMVAGALLVAVLALPLLHLVQDPDGPAYAKGAALFAAGAGVGLMAGPGPAMLAEMFPARVRCTGLGLAYALSNAVFSGCAGLIITEVVARTANADVPGYYAAATCAVSVTALLTLRGDDHERALR